The following are from one region of the Acanthopagrus latus isolate v.2019 chromosome 2, fAcaLat1.1, whole genome shotgun sequence genome:
- the st14a gene encoding ST14 transmembrane serine protease matriptase a isoform X2, producing MDYMDSGMRYTPKTSDKDWDTSVQFLPASDNKKLEKKKGPGKVGAVIGVIIFAAVVALMTGLLVWHFHFRKDVRVKKMYTGSMRITNQVFEDAYENSNSSEFKALAKQVTSQLKIIYSKSPQLAKYYVGSTVQAFSEGSVIAYYLSEFRVPVGQEAAVDNAMATLNKLVEKEQRSLKRPGNALVLEDVVSSALDKRLFSSSFSEFLSFSEHTKKNHLGQIQSPGFPNRPYGPNTFIQWQLRADPNYVIKLDFDTMNLEENCKNDFVKIYDSLVAIESRVMEEMCGYYSPSEPLTFLSSGNVMLVTMATNEEENYPGFRAQVSQVKRGSKGTCGGQLSGEKGNFSSPNFPNYYPPQTLCQWSIEVPAGKAVKVTFKRFLLSEPGQENSKDCLKDYVSVNGKKLCGDKPDGTMTETSDNNKMTVVFRSDASYVDRGFDAVFEAMDVKDPCPKQFQCNNQRCIKSDLRCDGWNDCGDMSDELNCKCDAKAITCKNGLCKPMFWKCDGVDDCGDRTDEQDCGGCQSGQVTCRNNKCVSEKKRCDGTDDCGDGSDELDCGRTSDVRCSDTTYKCKNNKCITKVNPECDGTQDCEDGSDEENCDCGRSMFKTSRIVGGQDADPGEFPWQVSLHVKSIGHVCGASLISPKWLVTAAHCVQDEGGLRLSQPDKWEAQLGLHTQRNIGSTVQKRTLKQIIAHPNYNSFTFDNDIALMELSSPVTYSDYIRPICLPAPQHDFPVGSTVWITGWGATREGGFAATVLQKAQVRIINHSTCNDLMRGQLTSRMLCAGVLSGGVDACQGDSGGPLSSPYGTHMHLAGVVSWGDGCARRNKPGIYTTVTKFRGWIEEKTGV from the exons ATGGACTACATGGATAGTGGAATGAGATACACCCCAAAGACGTCG GACAAAGACTGGGACACGTCGGTCCAGTTCTTGCCGGCGTCAGATAACAAAAAGCTTGAGAAGAAAAAGGGTCCAGGGAAGGTCGGAGCTGTGATCGGCGTGATTATCTTCGCCGCCGTCGTTGCACTTATGACCGGACTGCTGGTCTGGCACTTCCACT TCCGTAAAGATGTGCGGGTCAAGAAGATGTACACCGGCTCCATGCGGATCACCAACCAGGTGTTTGAAGACGCGTACGAGAACTCCAACAGCTCTGAGTTCAAGGCGCTGGCCAAGCAGGTGACGTCACAG CTCAAAATCATCTATTCCAAAAGTCCACAGCTGGCCAAATACTACGTCGGTTCTACAGTTCAGGCTTTCAG CGAAGGCAGCGTTATTGCCTACTACCTGTCCGAGTTCAGAGTCCCTGTGGGTCAGGAGGCAGCGGTGGACAACGCCATGGCTACACTTAACAAGCTGGTGGAAAAAGAGCAGCGCTCGCTGAAAAGACCTGGCAACGCTCTGGTCCTCGAAGACGTGGTGTCGTCAG CACTTGACAAGcgcttgttttcatcatcattcagcG AATTCTTAAGCTTCTCAGAACATACGAAGAAAAATCACCTGGGGCAGATTCAGTCCCCCGGCTTCCCCAACCGCCCGTATGGCCCCAACACCTTCATCCAGTGGCAGCTGAGAGCGGACCCCAACTACGTCATCAAGCTGGACTTCGACACGATGAATCTGGAGGAAAACTGCAAGAACGACTTCGTCAAAATCTACGACTCCCTGGTGGCCATCGAGAGCCGCGTCATGGAGGA gatgTGTGGGTACTACTCACCAAGTGAACCGTTGACCTTTCTGTCTTCTGGCAACGTCATGTTGGTGACGATGGCCACCAACGAGGAGGAGAACTATCCCGGCTTCAGAGCACAAGTCTCACAGGTCAAACGTGGAAGTAAAGGT ACATGTGGTGGTCagctgtcaggtgaaaaggGCAACTTCTCTTCCCCCAACTTCCCAAATTACTATCCTCCTCAGACTTTATGTCAGTGGTCGATCGAG GTCCCTGCTGGTAAAGCAGTGAAGGTGACGTTCAAAAGGTTCCTCTTGTCTGAGCCTGGGCAGGAAAACAGCAAGGACTGCCTCAAAGACTACGTGTCAGTCAATGGAAAGAA ACTGTGTGGAGACAAACCTGATGGAACAATGACAGAAACCAgcgacaacaacaaaatgacgGTGGTGTTTCGCTCTGATGCGTCCTACGTGGACCGAGGTTTCGATGCAGTCTTCGAGGCCATGGACGTCAAAGACC CTTGTCCGAAACAGTTCCAGTGCAACAATCAGCGCTGCATTAAGTCAGACCTCAGATGTGATGGCTGGAATGACTGTGGAGACATGAGTGATGAATTAAACTGCA AGTGCGATGCAAAGGCTATCACCTGTAAAAATGGATTGTGTAAGCCCATGTTCTGGAAGTGTGACGGCGTCGATGACTGTGGAGACCGCACAGACGAGCAGGACTGCG GTGGATGTCAGTCTGGACAAGTGACATGCAGGAATAACAAATGTGTCTCTGAGAAGAAACGCTGTGACGGCACTGACGACTGTGGAGATGGATCAGACGAGCTCGACTGTGGGAGAA CCTCTGATGTGCGCTGCAGTGATACtacatataaatgcaaaaacaacaaatgcatcACAAAAGTGAACCCGGAATGCGACGGAACACAGGACTGTGAAGACGGATCTGACGAGGAGAACTGCG ACTGCGGGAGGAGCATGTTCAAGACGTCACGTATCGTGGGCGGTCAGGATGCAGATCCAGGGGAGTTTCCTTGGCAGGTCAGCCTCCATGTCAAATCTATCGGTCACGTCTGTGGAGCGTCCCTCATCAGTCCGAAGTGGCTGGTTACTGCTGCCCACTGTGTGCAAGATGAAGGCGGCTTAAG GTTGTCCCAGCCCGACAAATGGGAAGCTCAGCTCGGCCTCCACACCCAGCGGAACATTGGATCCACCGTGCAGAAGAGGACCCTGAAGCAGATCATAGCCCACCCTAACTACAACTCATTCACCTTTGACAACGACATCGCCCTGATGGAGCTCTCCAGTCCCGTCACCTACTCAGACTACATCAGGCccatctgtctgcctgctccCCAGCATGATTTTCCAGTTGGTAGCACTGTGTGGATCACCGGGTGGGGAGCCACCCGAGAAGGAG gaTTTGCTGCAACAGTTCTCCAAAAAGCCCAAGTCCGAATCATCAACCATTCGACTTGTAACGATTTGATGAGGGGACAGCTCACGTCTCGGATGTTGTGTGCTGGAGTGCTGAGCGGAGGAGTCGACGCTTGTCAG GGAGACTCAGGCGGTCCTCTGTCCAGTCCGTACGGCACTCATATGCACCTGGCAGGAGTGGTCAGCTGGGGCGATGGCTGCGCTCGCAGGAACAAACCCGGCATCTACACAACAGTCACCAAGTTCCGAGGCTGGATCGAAGAAAAAACGGGAGTGTAG
- the st14a gene encoding ST14 transmembrane serine protease matriptase a isoform X1, whose amino-acid sequence MDYMDSGMRYTPKTSDKDWDTSVQFLPASDNKKLEKKKGPGKVGAVIGVIIFAAVVALMTGLLVWHFHFRKDVRVKKMYTGSMRITNQVFEDAYENSNSSEFKALAKQVTSQLKIIYSKSPQLAKYYVGSTVQAFSEGSVIAYYLSEFRVPVGQEAAVDNAMATLNKLVEKEQRSLKRPGNALVLEDVVSSALDKRLFSSSFSEFLSFSEHTKKNHLGQIQSPGFPNRPYGPNTFIQWQLRADPNYVIKLDFDTMNLEENCKNDFVKIYDSLVAIESRVMEEMCGYYSPSEPLTFLSSGNVMLVTMATNEEENYPGFRAQVSQVKRGSKGTTCGGQLSGEKGNFSSPNFPNYYPPQTLCQWSIEVPAGKAVKVTFKRFLLSEPGQENSKDCLKDYVSVNGKKLCGDKPDGTMTETSDNNKMTVVFRSDASYVDRGFDAVFEAMDVKDPCPKQFQCNNQRCIKSDLRCDGWNDCGDMSDELNCKCDAKAITCKNGLCKPMFWKCDGVDDCGDRTDEQDCGGCQSGQVTCRNNKCVSEKKRCDGTDDCGDGSDELDCGRTSDVRCSDTTYKCKNNKCITKVNPECDGTQDCEDGSDEENCDCGRSMFKTSRIVGGQDADPGEFPWQVSLHVKSIGHVCGASLISPKWLVTAAHCVQDEGGLRLSQPDKWEAQLGLHTQRNIGSTVQKRTLKQIIAHPNYNSFTFDNDIALMELSSPVTYSDYIRPICLPAPQHDFPVGSTVWITGWGATREGGFAATVLQKAQVRIINHSTCNDLMRGQLTSRMLCAGVLSGGVDACQGDSGGPLSSPYGTHMHLAGVVSWGDGCARRNKPGIYTTVTKFRGWIEEKTGV is encoded by the exons ATGGACTACATGGATAGTGGAATGAGATACACCCCAAAGACGTCG GACAAAGACTGGGACACGTCGGTCCAGTTCTTGCCGGCGTCAGATAACAAAAAGCTTGAGAAGAAAAAGGGTCCAGGGAAGGTCGGAGCTGTGATCGGCGTGATTATCTTCGCCGCCGTCGTTGCACTTATGACCGGACTGCTGGTCTGGCACTTCCACT TCCGTAAAGATGTGCGGGTCAAGAAGATGTACACCGGCTCCATGCGGATCACCAACCAGGTGTTTGAAGACGCGTACGAGAACTCCAACAGCTCTGAGTTCAAGGCGCTGGCCAAGCAGGTGACGTCACAG CTCAAAATCATCTATTCCAAAAGTCCACAGCTGGCCAAATACTACGTCGGTTCTACAGTTCAGGCTTTCAG CGAAGGCAGCGTTATTGCCTACTACCTGTCCGAGTTCAGAGTCCCTGTGGGTCAGGAGGCAGCGGTGGACAACGCCATGGCTACACTTAACAAGCTGGTGGAAAAAGAGCAGCGCTCGCTGAAAAGACCTGGCAACGCTCTGGTCCTCGAAGACGTGGTGTCGTCAG CACTTGACAAGcgcttgttttcatcatcattcagcG AATTCTTAAGCTTCTCAGAACATACGAAGAAAAATCACCTGGGGCAGATTCAGTCCCCCGGCTTCCCCAACCGCCCGTATGGCCCCAACACCTTCATCCAGTGGCAGCTGAGAGCGGACCCCAACTACGTCATCAAGCTGGACTTCGACACGATGAATCTGGAGGAAAACTGCAAGAACGACTTCGTCAAAATCTACGACTCCCTGGTGGCCATCGAGAGCCGCGTCATGGAGGA gatgTGTGGGTACTACTCACCAAGTGAACCGTTGACCTTTCTGTCTTCTGGCAACGTCATGTTGGTGACGATGGCCACCAACGAGGAGGAGAACTATCCCGGCTTCAGAGCACAAGTCTCACAGGTCAAACGTGGAAGTAAAG GTACAACATGTGGTGGTCagctgtcaggtgaaaaggGCAACTTCTCTTCCCCCAACTTCCCAAATTACTATCCTCCTCAGACTTTATGTCAGTGGTCGATCGAG GTCCCTGCTGGTAAAGCAGTGAAGGTGACGTTCAAAAGGTTCCTCTTGTCTGAGCCTGGGCAGGAAAACAGCAAGGACTGCCTCAAAGACTACGTGTCAGTCAATGGAAAGAA ACTGTGTGGAGACAAACCTGATGGAACAATGACAGAAACCAgcgacaacaacaaaatgacgGTGGTGTTTCGCTCTGATGCGTCCTACGTGGACCGAGGTTTCGATGCAGTCTTCGAGGCCATGGACGTCAAAGACC CTTGTCCGAAACAGTTCCAGTGCAACAATCAGCGCTGCATTAAGTCAGACCTCAGATGTGATGGCTGGAATGACTGTGGAGACATGAGTGATGAATTAAACTGCA AGTGCGATGCAAAGGCTATCACCTGTAAAAATGGATTGTGTAAGCCCATGTTCTGGAAGTGTGACGGCGTCGATGACTGTGGAGACCGCACAGACGAGCAGGACTGCG GTGGATGTCAGTCTGGACAAGTGACATGCAGGAATAACAAATGTGTCTCTGAGAAGAAACGCTGTGACGGCACTGACGACTGTGGAGATGGATCAGACGAGCTCGACTGTGGGAGAA CCTCTGATGTGCGCTGCAGTGATACtacatataaatgcaaaaacaacaaatgcatcACAAAAGTGAACCCGGAATGCGACGGAACACAGGACTGTGAAGACGGATCTGACGAGGAGAACTGCG ACTGCGGGAGGAGCATGTTCAAGACGTCACGTATCGTGGGCGGTCAGGATGCAGATCCAGGGGAGTTTCCTTGGCAGGTCAGCCTCCATGTCAAATCTATCGGTCACGTCTGTGGAGCGTCCCTCATCAGTCCGAAGTGGCTGGTTACTGCTGCCCACTGTGTGCAAGATGAAGGCGGCTTAAG GTTGTCCCAGCCCGACAAATGGGAAGCTCAGCTCGGCCTCCACACCCAGCGGAACATTGGATCCACCGTGCAGAAGAGGACCCTGAAGCAGATCATAGCCCACCCTAACTACAACTCATTCACCTTTGACAACGACATCGCCCTGATGGAGCTCTCCAGTCCCGTCACCTACTCAGACTACATCAGGCccatctgtctgcctgctccCCAGCATGATTTTCCAGTTGGTAGCACTGTGTGGATCACCGGGTGGGGAGCCACCCGAGAAGGAG gaTTTGCTGCAACAGTTCTCCAAAAAGCCCAAGTCCGAATCATCAACCATTCGACTTGTAACGATTTGATGAGGGGACAGCTCACGTCTCGGATGTTGTGTGCTGGAGTGCTGAGCGGAGGAGTCGACGCTTGTCAG GGAGACTCAGGCGGTCCTCTGTCCAGTCCGTACGGCACTCATATGCACCTGGCAGGAGTGGTCAGCTGGGGCGATGGCTGCGCTCGCAGGAACAAACCCGGCATCTACACAACAGTCACCAAGTTCCGAGGCTGGATCGAAGAAAAAACGGGAGTGTAG
- the dhx34 gene encoding probable ATP-dependent RNA helicase DHX34, which produces MDSDRRRESRSWDWDSPQCRAQLDEIFFRKHDYIQAGSTEHKEFWAFFDRFQRFKTKRDMSGTSRKEGREEERDRGRSGTGKVDLGLPKEYDARYRINVSVCTRDVEERLGKSEHRSRQRSSGPGSQEISDCRLALLHFLDFSQRQSFGKLAKLRREQKNLPIYQYRDRIVELVRLHPVVVVAGDTGCGKSTQVPQYLLSAGFNHVACTQPRRIACISLAKRVSFESLNQFGSKVGHQIRFETTRTTATKLLFLTEGLLLRQIQQDRTLAQYEVVIVDEVHERHLHCDFLLGVLRSLVAERSDLRLVLMSATINIKLFSDYFSSAPVLQVPGRLFPIQVIYQPIPPEEQASRSEKLDPRPYLRILQGIDQRYPPEERGDLLLFLSGVAEISTIQEACQIYATHTRRWIVLPLHSTLSLAQQDKVFDIAPPGVRKCIISTNIAETSVTIDGVRFVADSGKVKEMSFDPKAKMQRLQEFWISRASSEQRKGRAGRTGPGVCYRLYAESDYDAFAPYPVPEIHRVALDSLILQMKSMCLGDPLSFVFIDPPPASSIQTAVTYLKEQGALDSRGELTSIGSLLAQLPVDVVIGKMLVLGSLFRLEEPMLTIAAALSVQSPFLRSSQHNPDCATARQPLHSNQGDPFTLLNTFNAWMEMKGERGGSSRKWCRRRGLEEQRLYEMVNLRRQFKELLRSHGLLESEYSSSSGGDRGQRRERLTERRKLHQLKRDHEQQESTRRKVLKLEDGEFSSGSGSDTEGAGKGKNYKERSGQNVDIQEVKFKLRHNLSELQEAVTVSQDLSSRQQALLKLLVCRGLYPQLALPDEHNSTRKESEQVFHTRNKQGVVIHPTSVFASDPEVLQLPESDTREMGPDRTDSSKHQLLAFVTLLETNKPYLTNCARVPALQTLLLVANSIDSNADCTRLVVDGWLELELRDPEAALKTLSTALTHRAEWERLLLAQLGTSTMGGQAVQGVSRKVTEKLSEGLVRYLLYTEVSYSLRRLTAFQTQNLYIGPQPESELPHTNAPGLSVLFPGAEAKPDPIKGGLRVTSFFNYNCLADSKDLYSECLRTFWSCPNCDLYMPLTPLERMQHEASCRPAGEQQQTEEEPGSGKAGSSSSMSSFTRVYHCDVCDEDLNLTSTEILKHKRQHMFSTN; this is translated from the exons ATGGATTccgacaggaggagagagagccgGAGCTGGGACTGGGACAGTCCGCAGTGTCGAGCCCAGCTGGACGAGATCTTTTTCCGCAAGCATGACTACATCCAGGCCGGCAGCACGGAGCACAAGGAGTTCTGGGCTTTCTTTGACCGCTTCCAGAGgtttaaaacaaagagagacatgTCTGGAACCAGCCGAAAGGagggcagagaagaagagagagaccgGGGGAGGTCTGGGACTGGAAAGGTAGACCTTGGCCTCCCGAAGGAGTATGATGCTCGCTACCGGATTAACGTGTCTGTGTGCACCAGGGATGTGGAGGAGCGGCTGGGGAAGTCGGAgcacagaagcagacagaggtCCTCAGGCCCGGGCAGCCAGGAGATCTCGGACTGCCGCCTGGCTCTCCTGCACTTCCTGGacttcagtcagagacagagttttgGCAAACTGGCAAAGCTCCGCCGAGAGCAGAAGAACCTGCCCATCTACCAGTACCGGGACCGGATAGTGGAGCTGGTGCGACTTCACCCCGTGGTCGTGGTGGCAGGGGACACTGGCTGCGGGAAATCCACCCAAGTACCTCAGTATCTTCTCTCAGCTGGCTTCAACCACGTAGCCTGCACCCAGCCTCGACGTATCGCCTGTATATCACTTGCAAAGAGGGTCAGCTTTGAGAGTCTCAATCAGTTCGGCTCAAAG GTGGGGCACCAGATACGCTTTGAGACCACCCGGACCACGGCCACCAAACTGCTGTTCCTGACTGAGGGGCTGCTGCTCCGACAGATCCAGCAGGACCGGACACTGGCCCAGTACGAGGTGGTGATTGTGGACGAGGTCCACGAGAGACACCTCCACTGTGACTTCCTTCTTGGCGTCCTGCGCTCCTTGGTGGCAGAACGCTCGGACCTGCGTCTCGTCCTCATGTCCGCCACCATCAATATCAAACTGTTCTCTGACTATTTCAGCAGTGCTCCTGTGCTGCAGGTACCCGGCAGGCTGTTTCCCATCCAG GTGATATACCAGCCCATTCCACCTGAGGAGCAGGCTTCCCGTTCAGAGAAACTTGATCCCAGACCATACCTGCGCATCCTACAGGGCATCGATCAGCGTTACCCTCCAGAGGAGCGTGGCgacctgctcctcttcctcagtgGCGTGGCGGAAATCTCCACCATCCAGGAGGCCTGTCAGATttatgccacacacacacgtcgctGGATAGTCTTACCCCTGCACAGCACCCTCTCACTGGCCCAGCAGGATAAG gtgtttgaTATTGCTCCTCCTGGGGTGAGAAAATGCATCATCTCAACCAATATCGCTGAGACCTCAGTTACTATCGACGGGGTGCGCTTCGTTGCTGACTCAG GAAAGGTGAAGGAGATGAGTTTTGATCCTAAGGCCAAGATGCAGCGTCTGCAGGAGTTCTGGATCAGCCGAGCGAGctcagagcagaggaaaggtCGAGCTGGTCGTACAGGTCCGGGAGTTTGTTACCGCCTGTATGCGGAGTCTGACTACGATGCCTTCGCCCCTTATCCTGTGCCCGAGATCCACAGAGTGGCTTTGGACTCGCTCATTCTTCAG ATGAAGAGCATGTGTCTCGGAGATCcactttcttttgtcttcatcgATCCACCTCCAGCTTCGAGTATTCAGACTGCAGTTACGTATCTGAAAGAACAGGGAGCGCTAGACAGTCGCGGTGAATTGACCTCTATTGGTAGCTTACTGGCACAGCTGCCTGTGGATGTGGTCATAG ggAAGATGCTGGTGCTGGGCTCTTTGTTTAGGCTGGAGGAGCCCATGTTGACAATAGCAGCAGCCCTCAGCGTCCAGTCACCTTTCCTCCGCAGCTCCCAGCACAACCCAGACTGCGCCACTGCCCGCCAGCCCCTGCACAGCAACCAGGGAGACCCCTTCACCCTGCTCAACACCTTCAATGCCTGGATGGAG atgaaaggagagagaggtggtAGCTCAAGGAAGTGGTGCAGGAGGAGAGgcctggaggagcagcggctgtATGAGATGGTCAACCTGCGTAGACAGTTTAAG GAGCTGCTGAGGAGCCACGGCCTGCTGGAATCAGAATATAGCTCTTCCTCTGGTGGGGACCGTGGGCAGCGTAGGGAGAGGCTAAcggagaggaggaagctgcatcAGCTGAAGAGAGATcatgagcagcaggagagcacCAGACGTAAAGTCCTGAAGCTGGAGGACGGAGAGTTCTcctcaggatcaggatcagacacAGAGGGAGCGGGGAAAGGCAAAAACTACAAAGAGAGATCAGGACAGAACGTGGATATACAG GAAGTGAAGTTCAAGTTGCGTCACAACttatcagagctgcaggaggcggTGACCGTCAGTCAGGATTTGTCCTCCCGCCAGCAGGCTTTGCTCAAGCTGCTGGTTTGCCGAGGCCTCTACCCTCAGCTGGCATTGCCTGATGAACACAACTCTACCCGCAAGGAGTCTGAACAG GTGTTCCACACAAGGAACAAGCAGGGAGTGGTGATCCACCCGACCAGCGTGTTTGCCAGTGACCCAGAGGTGTTACAACTCCCTGAGAGTGACACCAGAGAAATGG GGCCTGACAGGACGGACAGCAGCAAACACCAGCTGCTGGCCTTCGTCACTCTGCTGGAGACCAACAAGCCATATTTGACCAACTGTGCGCGAGTTCCTGCATTGCAA actctgctgctggtggcgaACTCTATCGACAGTAACGCTGACTGTACACGCCTGGTGGTGGATGGctggctggagctggagctgaggGACCCAGAGGCGGCTCTGAAGACGCTCTCCACAGCTCTTACACATCGGGCTGAGtgggagcgccttttgttggCCCAGCTGGGAACCAGCACGATGGGGGGACAAGCAGTCCAAGGAGTGTCCCGCAAAGTCACGGAGAAGCTGAGTGAAGGCCTGGTCCGCTACCTGCTCTACACCGAG GTCAGTTACAGCCTACGGAGACTCACAGCTTTCCAGACCCAGAACCTGTACATTGGCCCTCAGCCTGAGTCTGAGCTGCCTCACACCAACGCTCCGGGTCTAAGCGTGCTGTTTCCTGGAGCTGAGGCCAAGCCGGACCCCATTAAAGGAGGCCTGCGTGTCACCAGCTTCTTCAATTACAACTGTCTGGCT GACTCCAAAGATCTCTACAGTGAGTGTTTACGCACGTTCTGGAGCTGTCCTAACTGTGACCTCTACATGCCGCTGACTCCTCTGGAACGCATGCAGCACGAGGCCTCCTGCAGGCCAGctggagaacagcagcagacagaagaag AGCCAGGAAGTGGAAAAGCGGGTTCCTCCTCCTCGATGTCCAGTTTTACCAGAGTTTATCACTGTGATGTCTGTGATGAAGACCTGAACCTCACCTCCACCGAGATCCTCAAACATAAAAGGCAGCACATGTTTTCTACTAACTGA